The following are encoded together in the Nitratidesulfovibrio sp. SRB-5 genome:
- a CDS encoding M20 family metallopeptidase: MPQSTDTFARFAEQARACLPSGLDEATASDIADMVALTARLMAIRSTASRPEELARCADVIAAWLADNNIPCTRMEHEGVPSLVAGNPAHAAPLALLVHFDVVDGADAMFAPRLDLAAGVLHGRGSIDDKYAVALALMLCRRCLRELAARGLGPDALPLVLVITGDEETGGRNGAFRVLPHIRADFCVALDGGSPGSVITKEKGVIDLVLTARGKSAHGARPWLGENAVDALVRDYEALKPLFPGLYPERAGLAAPDAPSLSAVLPQAEAHWHRTLNLGLLHAGTAVNQVPGEAVAHLDVRYTEHDDPHQLVAAMRAAVRGELAVTRMEPLFVTGDTPWLDRLLRHAPGAATGCAHGASDARFLTDLSMAGVVWGAEGETSQHTDHEHLLIPSLVPVYQALLALARDAANG, encoded by the coding sequence ATGCCCCAATCCACAGACACCTTCGCCCGCTTCGCGGAACAGGCCCGCGCCTGCCTGCCCTCCGGGCTGGACGAGGCTACCGCCTCGGACATCGCCGACATGGTGGCGCTGACCGCCCGTCTCATGGCCATCCGCTCCACGGCCTCGCGCCCGGAAGAACTGGCCCGCTGCGCCGACGTCATCGCCGCCTGGCTGGCCGACAACAACATTCCCTGCACCCGCATGGAGCACGAGGGAGTGCCATCCCTTGTGGCGGGCAACCCGGCTCACGCCGCGCCGCTGGCCCTGCTGGTGCACTTCGACGTGGTGGACGGCGCGGACGCCATGTTCGCCCCGCGCCTGGACCTGGCGGCGGGCGTGCTGCACGGGCGCGGCAGCATCGACGACAAGTACGCCGTGGCGCTGGCCCTGATGCTGTGCCGCCGCTGCCTGCGCGAGCTTGCGGCACGGGGCCTTGGCCCGGATGCCCTGCCCCTGGTGCTGGTGATCACCGGCGACGAGGAAACCGGCGGCCGCAATGGCGCCTTCCGCGTGCTGCCGCACATCCGGGCCGACTTCTGCGTGGCGCTGGACGGCGGTTCGCCGGGCTCGGTCATCACCAAGGAAAAGGGCGTCATCGACCTGGTGCTCACGGCGCGGGGCAAAAGCGCCCACGGCGCCCGGCCCTGGCTGGGCGAAAACGCCGTGGATGCGCTGGTGCGCGACTACGAGGCCCTGAAGCCCCTCTTTCCCGGCCTGTATCCGGAACGGGCGGGGCTGGCAGCGCCTGATGCGCCGTCCCTCTCCGCCGTGTTGCCGCAGGCGGAGGCCCACTGGCACCGCACCCTCAACCTGGGCCTGCTGCACGCGGGCACGGCGGTGAACCAGGTGCCCGGCGAAGCTGTGGCCCATCTGGACGTGCGCTACACGGAGCACGACGATCCCCACCAACTGGTGGCCGCCATGCGCGCCGCCGTGCGAGGCGAACTGGCCGTCACCCGCATGGAGCCGCTGTTCGTCACCGGCGACACCCCGTGGCTGGACAGGCTGTTGCGCCACGCCCCCGGCGCGGCCACCGGCTGCGCCCACGGGGCCAGCGATGCCCGGTTCCTGACCGATCTTTCCATGGCCGGGGTGGTCTGGGGCGCGGAAGGCGAAACCAGCCAGCACACCGACCACGAACACCTGCTGATCCCCAGCTTGGTGCCGGTGTACCAGGCCCTGCTGGCCCTGGCGCGTGACGCGGCCAACGGATAG
- a CDS encoding ABC transporter ATP-binding protein has product MTDDNRTPRTVTDAAHLLDVRDLSVEFPGRPEADGTPGAPLRAVAGISFSIAPGGTLCLVGESGCGKSMTALALLRLVPEPGRVASGSVRLEGRELLTLPEPDMRGVRGRSISMIFQEPMTSLNPVFRVGEQIAEGLRLHLGLSRSDAAARAVDLLRQVGIPSPELRARDFPHQMSGGMRQRVMIAMALACDPRLLIADEPTTALDVTIQRQILRLMRDLAAHRGASVLLITHDLGVVAETADHVAVMYAGRIMEHASVGDFFARPLHPYAQGLMRSVPQAVSGPRAERLSAIPGTVPPLWALPSGCTFRDRCPHAFARCAEQEPPLLAMPPQAPTAAPTDNAAQEHGVRCWLHAPKE; this is encoded by the coding sequence ATGACCGACGACAACAGAACACCCCGGACGGTGACCGACGCGGCACACCTGCTGGACGTGCGCGACCTGAGCGTGGAATTTCCGGGGCGGCCCGAGGCGGACGGCACGCCGGGCGCTCCCCTGCGCGCTGTGGCGGGGATATCCTTTTCCATAGCGCCGGGGGGCACGCTGTGCCTGGTGGGCGAATCGGGCTGCGGCAAGAGCATGACCGCGCTGGCCCTGCTGCGCCTGGTGCCCGAGCCGGGACGCGTTGCCTCCGGGTCGGTGCGGCTGGAGGGGCGGGAACTGCTGACCCTGCCGGAACCGGACATGCGCGGGGTGCGCGGGCGCAGCATTTCGATGATCTTTCAGGAACCCATGACCTCGCTGAACCCGGTGTTCCGGGTGGGCGAGCAGATCGCCGAGGGGTTGCGGCTGCATCTGGGCCTTTCCCGGTCCGATGCCGCCGCGCGCGCCGTGGACCTGCTGCGACAGGTGGGCATTCCCTCGCCGGAACTGCGCGCCCGCGACTTTCCGCACCAGATGAGCGGCGGCATGCGCCAGCGGGTGATGATCGCCATGGCGCTGGCCTGCGACCCGCGCCTGCTCATCGCCGATGAACCCACCACCGCGCTGGACGTGACCATCCAGCGCCAGATACTGCGCCTGATGCGTGACCTTGCCGCCCACCGGGGGGCATCGGTGCTGCTGATCACCCACGACCTCGGCGTGGTGGCGGAAACCGCCGACCACGTGGCCGTGATGTATGCCGGCAGGATCATGGAACATGCGTCGGTGGGCGATTTTTTCGCGCGCCCGCTGCATCCCTATGCCCAGGGGCTGATGCGCTCGGTGCCGCAGGCGGTTTCCGGCCCGAGGGCCGAACGGCTGTCGGCCATTCCAGGCACGGTGCCGCCGCTATGGGCGCTGCCATCCGGCTGCACCTTCCGCGACCGTTGCCCGCACGCCTTCGCCCGGTGCGCCGAACAGGAACCGCCCCTGCTGGCCATGCCGCCGCAGGCACCCACCGCCGCTCCCACGGACAACGCGGCCCAGGAGCACGGCGTGCGCTGCTGGCTGCACGCCCCCAAGGAATGA